The proteins below come from a single Vanessa tameamea isolate UH-Manoa-2023 chromosome 15, ilVanTame1 primary haplotype, whole genome shotgun sequence genomic window:
- the E(y)3 gene encoding titin homolog isoform X3 encodes MESSEDDAGAATNASRRVSAREKDVGQIEDVNATSSLQQDPSEPRTSCETPAMSEENFDGDSVPSPSTQDVNTSTEAILDMIDEIVDGPGAPKRLPFSLENDTDSRFAGGGNSNITVDNINSDDSSLKSQNSAPATSAKIEEEQSLQLNSPNDLTSQSEVLADVKVGCIELPQTSSSILNSNDLEVSIDTQKHAVSCSEELQGSSVPNIPSSSIVQTVQSVIETESSPCERTVKCVTSSDIRDNVIVESAESTSSDNSISEGKVPTVESLTRSPLRRRLVRPLPNRPDSTVSSTVDSSINVNTSEQASDSIIKDVSSSSDAVPSVHGNVKPEEIRSVSEVSICKAETSSSPTKKIKLIRQKIIPQTSCIPTDQKLDVEQTQAQIDQCQSTSTESLIITEPWVKSASEDEILELVIPCNTIPETCSEKSPPQELDILPESTKETSQKSEDAAQVCTSHTVALPEKDSSETEKRLPPLKINLSTTNTSESTESTNETKEIENLVSGDVSVNSEESDLTKQVPKLTIKLSNKHTEEIKTPVPKLTIKPIRPPKECISEPDVKDVEQIPHVTKLNIKPLIKQPERINEIHRKSSSSEISESEYSENDESTSTSDQASASDHGSSEIVPKVTIKLGKPGTESEGQFYTEKNVPKVTIKAVQNCDLQEQSSPTKMKVILSQSEDRQPDKIPKFTIKTVAKSESQPLSPKLIIKPIIKPPDEIGTENAVENFRPPDIPKLKISTETLSSSVEVKDVFHVPKITIKPVSKSEPEVTTKSKKLLPYENTENFPVVTKLNIKPVIKPSDNITLSEGLDDKVPVVSKLNIKPIVKPKDSEIDCSKDDVPKITKLNIKPLKSPEINSSEEKDCDVLKTDVDENSIPVITKLNIKPIVKPLDEDSLKDIENQSSETGNSSDDNADQIPIVTKINIKPICKPNDMEESGPSIKKEENIPVITKLNIKPLIKPDDNISPLSPKKEISKVTSTTITKLNIKPVLKPEEIKEKESSTSNEIEETPSKNPPLVMKINRKSVVNESQYTIDKNNDHEHCNNIGDSISIVSKVSLSSDNINTELKEADVNCKFFEQSTNESPSGSSLLNENCITLLEESLPCTKEQVLTPVLSDNLLKTVTQPLSPEAKANMAEFSSHIMPTNSKESSENELTERNTHDNVINLQSDLISITQNPSERVKQKNSPMRQNCTLLKKLLETRKEKSLDGDMGNKMNTAKYSSSLLMDSPKSPSKHINVKNDLLLEKNKLDTENDTADCSRIKNIRTNDVSCSVAPLKVRSMQELCKEANENVTKPLEINISDKISHQSPDQDSPRIILKINKTDQGASAKIITEESKKSEQSYSPENTHEMMNDAHQRKNLINSRRKPHADTPMPMGKRLRSSRILQTSEKSPLAKRNMGKRPATTETSPPHSKESEYSMLEIKRIKLGQLLSNKSLTITPIVAKTSPVSPPVKPLEIKQGARNHSLLNNENCAKNGSSEIHNILAKQAKQLQAMPFSDLNHTENNQSLSPDLKSSTSTCSPDLLSESISVEKSRPEVQMIFNDNSESRDFGMGSEEMARDPLEVDNIKSNDFLHDIPKPVEMTPQPKKRGRPRKLPVSEGSKTVINLPVTALEERPQRSLRLSRDRPVILVKPRGRGRGRGRRLDTEPNSTPTAEPVVEAANKFFIEQKQEEEIDPTSSRIKLPRMTEALDKMPSVCSTPLTSRRRNSSTELQLFGSSPDLKVVLETTLPKMEDPFLKSAEMISEGRGRGSRGGRGSRGGRGRAAAARSPRGRGRGRGGGRGAMYMKETMGIYGRVCGPATTTVQLFEEETCMMDDNATPAKSSHLLDEDSQSSVKSSTNDSSKIRKSKFADLFDSNKVWTAADVKEYTWPPPEKSEGEPQVMMIQEQVAMFLSVKSFKRRYPELKRRTITGEERDYVLSKGLVTEALCDLGITAVDASEVLDIMLSDYPHKYEEFRCHQREKQLAEPAEDTIDETKAEIKIEKTEMKEQKIIDQKPELPKIDPEKTRQDMAAAAIASASEWNARMNALRRPACADLQSLTVQRRRPPPAPPALRVRPPHGFYPHALLPGQYQHCYRVYAPQDLRYFPLNTALAAPPAPASPPESSSESDAEWGSRCSSSESDHDLLRSAKRKKLTKTKRSSQAEASTAAIKDEEVDTCRVCKLRLEANRKYTHERFLVCANCNAKLHPSCVDLSADTIRKCREYAWQCAECKTCCSCARPADDDKMLFCDLCDRGFHIYCVGLQAVPTGRWHCVECAVCKSCGAREPGGPDAEWHHQTRRGPGGHKLYSHSLCTPCARVR; translated from the exons ATGGAGAGTTCAGAAGACGATGCGGGCGCCGCGACGAACGCTTCCCGCCGTGTATCGGCGCGGGAAAAGGACGTTGGTCAGATTGAGGACGTCAATGCAACTAGTAGTTTACAGCAGGACCCATCTGAACCGAGAACATCATGTGAAACCCCCGCAATGTCGGAGGAAAATTTTGATGGGGACAGCGTTCCGTCTCCGTCGACGCAAGATGTCAACACAAGCACGGAAGCGATTTTGGATATGATAGACGAGATTGTTGATGGACCCGGAGCACCGAAGCGTTTACCTTTTTCCCTTGAAAACGACACCGACAGTAGATTTGCCGGCGGAGGAAACTCTAATATAACTGTAGATAATATAAACAGTGATGACAGTTCTTTAAAATCCCAAAATTCAGCCCCTGCCACAAGTGCCAAAATCGAAGAAGAACAAAGCTTACAATTAAATTCACCCAATGATCTGACATCGCAAAGTGAAGTTTTGGCAGATGTGAAAGTGGGTTGTATAGAATTGCCACAAACAAGTTCATCCATACTTAATAGTAATGACTTGGAAGTGTCAATAGATACTCAAAAACATGCAGTATCATGTTCAGAAGAGCTTCAGGGCAGTTCTGTTCCAAATATTCCTTCCAGCAGTATTGTACAGACTGTGCAAAGTGTAATAGAAACTGAGAGTTCACCTTGTGAAAGGACAGTGAAGTGTGTGACTTCTAGTGATATTCGAGACAATGTTATAGTGGAAAGTGCTGAATCAACGTCAAGTGACAATAGTATTAGTGAGGGAAAAGTCCCTACAGTGGAATCTTTAACAAGATCACCATTGCGACGTAGACTTGTGCGTCCCTTGCCAAACAGGCCAGACTCTACTGTATCTTCTACGGTAGACTCAAGTATTAATGTCAACACATCCGAACAGGCAAGTGATTCTATCATTAAAGATGTATCTAGCTCTTCGGATGCTGTGCCCTCTGTACATGGTAATGTTAAGCCAGAAGAGATTAGAAGTGTAAGTGAAGTTAGTATCTGCAAAGCAGAAACATCGAGCAGTcctactaaaaaaattaaacttattagaCAAAAAATTATTCCACAAACAAGTTGCATCCCGACTGATCAAAAACTTGATGTGGAACAGACACAAGCACAAATTGATCAATGTCAATCAACTTCTACTGAGTCACTGATAATTACAGAGCCTTGGGTAAAGTCTGCAAGTGAAGACGAGATATTAGAATTGGTTATTCCTTGCAATACAATTCCTGAAACCTGTTCTGAAAAATCTCCTCCACAGGAATTGGATATATTACCGGAAAGCACAAAAGAGACCTCTCAGAAAAGTGAAGATGCAGCTCAAGTATGTACTAGCCATACTGTTGCTTTGCCTGAAAAGGATAGCTCTGAAACTGAGAAAAGATTACCaccattaaaaattaatctctCTACTACAAATACTTCAGAATCTACGGAATCAACAAATGAAACTAAAGAAATAGAAAATCTTGTTAGTGGGGATGTTAGTGTAAATTCAGAGGAGTCAGACTTAACAAAACAAGTAcctaaattaacaattaaattgagtaacaaacatacagaagaaataaaaactcctgtaccaaaattaacaataaaacccATAAGGCCTCCAAAAGAATGTATCAGTGAACCAGATGTTAAAGATGTAGAACAAATACCTCatgttactaaattaaatattaaacctcTTATTAAACAGCCAGAAAGAATAAATGAGATTCATCGAAAATCGAGTAGTAGTGAGATATCAGAGTCAGAGTATTCTGAAAATGATGAGAGCACAAGTACATCTGACCAAGCATCTGCTTCTGATCACGGATCATCAGAAATAGTGCCTAAAGTAACTATTAAACTTGGTAAACCTGGCACCGAATCTGAGGGACAATTCTATACTGAGAAAAATGTACCAAAAGTCACGATAAAAGCAGTACAAAATTGTGATCTTCAAGAACAATCTTCTCCAACGAAAATGAAAGTGATTTTAAGTCAATCAGAAGATAGACAGCCTGATAAAATCCCAAAATTTACTATCAAAACAGTAGCTAAAAGTGAAAGTCAACCTCTTAGTCCAAAACTTATCATAAAGCCTATCATAAAACCTCCAGACGAAATAGGAACAGAAAATGCAGTTGAAAACTTCCGACCTCCTGATATaccaaaactaaaaatatcaaCAGAGACCCTTTCAAGCAGTGTCGAAGTTAAAGATGTATTTCATGTACCTAAAATAACCATTAAGCCAGTTTCTAAGTCTGAACCAGAAGTTAcaactaaaagtaaaaagttgCTACCTTATGAAAACACTGAAAATTTTCCTGTAgtaacgaaattaaatattaagcctGTAATAAAACCTTCTGACAATATTACATTATCTGAGGGCTTAGATGACAAAGTTCCTgtagtttcaaaattaaatattaaacccaTAGTGAAACCTAAAGATAGCGAAATAGATTGTAGTAAAGACGATGTACCTAAGattacaaaattgaatattaaacccTTAAAAAGCCCAGAAATAAATTCTTCTGAAGAAAAAGACTGTGATGTTTTAAAAACTGATGTAGATGAAAATAGTATACCTGTTATTACTAAACTTAATATTAAGCCTATTGTTAAGCCATTAGATGAAGATTCTCTCAAAGATATTGAAAATCAATCCTCTGAAACAGGAAACTCAAGCGATGATAATGCTGATCAAATACCTATAGttacaaaaattaacattaagcCTATATGTAAACCAAATGATATGGAAGAATCAGGACCAAGCATAAAGAAGGAAGAAAATATACCAGTGATtactaaattaaacattaagcCTTTAATAAAACCTGATGACAACATATCTCCTTTATCACCTAAAAAAGAAATCTCAAAAGTAACTTCTACaacaattactaaattaaatataaaacctgttTTAAAGCCtgaagaaataaaagaaaaagaatcaTCAACATCAAACGAAATTGAAGAAACTCCTTCAAAAAATCCTCCAttagtaatgaaaataaatagaaaatctgTTGTGAATGAAAGTCAGTAtactattgataaaaataatgatcatgAACATTGTAATAACATTGGTGACTCTATTTCTATAGTATCTAAAGTAAGTTTGTCGTCAGATAACATTAATACTGAATTAAAAGAAGCTGATGTAAATTGCAAGTTCTTTGAGCAGAGTACAAATGAGAGTCCTTCAGGATCATCACTATTAAACGAAAACTGTATAACTTTGCTTGAAGAAAGCTTGCCTTGTACTAAAGAACAAGTTTTAACACCTGTCTTAAGTGACAACTTATTGAAAACTGTAACTCAGCCACTTTCACCAGAAGCAAAGGCAAATATGGCAGAATTTTCTTCACATATTATGCCAACAAATTCTAAAGAATCTTCAGAGAATGAACTAACAGAGAGGAATACACatgataatgtaattaatttgcaatcagatttaatttcaataacacAAAATCCCAGTGAAAGAGTCAAACAAAAAAACAGTCCCATGAGGCAAAACTgtactttacttaaaaaattattagaaaCTAGAAAAGAAAAAAGTCTGGATGGAGATATGGGGAATAAAATGAATACTGCCAAGTATTCATCATCATTGTTGATGGATTCCCCTAAATCACCctcaaaacatataaatgttaaaaatgatttacttttagaaaaaaataagttagaTACAGAAAATGATACAGCTGACTGCAGtcgaataaaaaacattagaaCGAATGATGTAAGCTGTAGTGTAGCACCTTTAAAAGTCCGTTCTATGCAGGAACTGTGTAAAGAAGCTAATGAAAATGTTACGAAACCTctcgaaattaatatttcagataAAATTTCCCATCAAAGTCCTGACCAAGATTCtccaagaataatattaaaaattaacaaaactgaTCAAGGAGCATCAGCAAAAATTATCACGGAAGAATCGAAAAAATCTGAACAATCTTATTCACCTGAAAATACTCATGAAATGATGAATGATGCTCATCAAAGAAAGAACTTAATAAATAGCAGAAGAAAACCTCACGCAGATACTCCAATGCCAATGGGTAAAAGATTAAGGAGCTCAAGAATATTACAGACTTCTGAAAAGTCTCCATTGGCAAAACGAAACATGGGCAAAAGACCTGCAACAACTGAAACAAGCCCACCACACAGCAAAGAATCTGAGTATTCAATGCTTGAAATAAAGAGAATAAAGCTTGGTCAACTTTTGTCTAATAAATCGTTAACAATTACACCTATAGTTGCGAAAACATCACCCGTATCACCACCTGTAAAACCTTTAGAGATAAAACAAGGCGCTAGAAATCATtcacttttaaataatgaaaattgtgCTAAAAATGGAAGTTCtgaaatacataacattttagcaaAACAAGCAAAACAGTTACAAGCCATGCCTTTTAGTGACCTTAATCACACCGAAAACAACCAAAGTCTGAGCCCTGATTTAAAATCGAGTACTTCGACTTGTAGTCCAGATTTATTATCTGAGAGTATATCCGTTGAAAAAAGTAGACCCGAGGTTCAAATGATTTTCAATGATAACTCTGAATCTCGAGATTTTGGTATGGGTTCTGAAGAAATGGCTCGGGATCCTCTAGAAGTGGACAATATAAAATCTAATGATTTCTTACACGACATTCCTAAACCTGTTGAAATGACACCACAGCCTAAAAAGCGTGGACGTCCTCGAAAATTACCTGTTTCAGAAGGTTCGAAAACGGTCATCAACCTGCCTGTCACAGCACTCGAAGAACGACCCCAGCGATCACTTCGATTATCTAG GGATCGTCCGGTGATACTTGTGAAACCGAGAGGCAGAGGTCGTGGGCGAGGTCGTCGATTGGACACGGAGCCGAATTCTACACCTACAGCAGAGCCTGTTGTAGAGGCTGCAAACAAATTTTTTATCGAGCAAAAACAGGAAGAGGAAATAGATCCCACTAGCTCGCGCATTAAATTGCCACGTATGACAGAAGCGCTCGATAAAATGCCCTCCGTATGTTCTACACCCCTGACGAGTAGAAGACGAAATTCCTCGACGGAGCTGCAGCTTTTTGGCAGCTCTCCAGATTTAAAAGTTGTTTTGGAGACGACACTACCTAAAATGGAGGATCCATTTTTAAAATCGGCTGAGATGATAAGCGAAGGAAGAGGTCGCGGGAGCAGAGGTGGACGAGGCAGCCGCGGAGGAAGAGGTCGCGCAGCAGCAGCACGTAGCCCGCGCGGTCGCGGCCGAGGCCGAGGCGGCGGTAGAGGTGCAATGTACATgaag GAAACTATGGGGATTTATGGAAGAGTGTGTGGTCCAGCGACTACTACTGTTCAGTTATTTGAAGAAGAGACTTGTATGATGGACGACAACGCTACTCCCGCTAA gTCCTCACATTTACTTGACGAAGATTCGCAGAGTTCTGTAAAAAGTTCGACCAATGATAGTAGCAAAATAAGGAAGTCTAAATTTGCAGATTTGTTTGATAG taataaaGTATGGACGGCTGCCGATGTTAAAGAATACACATGGCCACCGCCTGAAAAGTCGGAAGGAGAACCTCAG GTTATGATGATACAAGAGCAAGTTGCGATGTTCCTGAGTGTGAAGAGTTTTAAGAGACGATATCCAGAATTGAAAAGACGGACTATTACCGGAGAAGAGAGGGACTATGTGCTTAGCAAAGGACTAGTCACGGAAGCCCTCTGTGATCTTg GTATAACGGCAGTAGATGCCAGTGAAGTATTAGATATAATGCTTTCTGATTACCCGCACAAATATGAGGAATTCAGATGTCATCAACGCGAGAAGCAGCTCGCTGAACCGGCAGAAGACACGATTGATGAAACAAAGgctgaaattaaaattgaaaagacAGAAATGAAGGAACAAAAAATCATCGATCAAAAACCGGAACTGCCGAAAATTGATCCCGAGAAAACTAGACAG GACATGGCGGCGGCGGCCATCGCGTCGGCGAGCGAGTGGAACGCGCGCATGAACGCGCTGCGGCGGCCCGCCTGCGCCGACCTGCAGTCGCTGACGGTGcagcgccgccgcccgccgcccgcgccgcccgcgctgcGCGTGCGCCCGCCGCACGGGTTCTACCCGCACGCGCTGCTGCCCGGCCAGTACCAGCACTGCTACCGCGTCTACGCGCCGCAGGACCTCAG ATATTTCCCGCTGAACACGGCTCTGGCGgccccgcccgcgcccgcctccCCGCCGGAGTCCAGCTCGGAGTCCGACGCGGAGTGGGGCTCGCGCTGCTCCTCGTCGGAGTCGGACCACGACTTGCTGAGGAGCGCCAAG cgaaaaaaattgacaaaaaccAAAAGAAGCAGCCAAGCGGAGGCTTCGACGGCGGCCATCAAGGACGAGGAAGTGGACACGTGCCGCGTGTGCAAGTTGCGGCTCGAGGCCAACCGCAAGTACACGCACGAGCGCTTCCTCGTCTGCGCCAACTGCAACGCTAAGC TGCACCCGTCGTGCGTGGATCTGAGCGCGGACACGATCCGCAAGTGTCGCGAGTACGCGTGGCAGTGCGCCGAGTGCAAGACGTGCTGCTCCTGCGCACGACCCGCCGACGACGACAAGATGCTGTTCTGCGACCTCTGCGACCGCGGCTTCCACATCTACTGCGTGGGGCTGCAAGCCGTGCCCACAG GTCGCTGGCACTGCGTGGAGTGCGCCGTGTGCAAGTCGTGCGGCGCGCGCGAGCCGGGCGGGCCGGACGCGGAGTGGCACCACCAGACCCGGCGCGGCCCCGGCGGACACAAGCTCTACTCGCACTCGCTGTGCACGCCCTGCGCCAG